The nucleotide window CCCTTGAAGGTCATCACCACGGGCGGAAACCCCGGTCACGGCACCCACTGCGCGGGCAACGTCGGCGCACGCGGCGACAACGGCCTGGGCATCGCGGGCGTCGCGCCCCACGTCCAGATCATGAGTCTGCGTTTCATCTCGGAAAAAGGCGCCGGCTACACTTCGGGCGCGATCGGTGCGATCAAGTACGCGGTCGACAACGGCGCGAAGGTGCTTTCGAACTCGTGGGGTTCCGAGGGTGAAGACCCGAACGCCGGTGAAGAGAACAAAGCACTGCGTGATGCGGTCGCTTACGCCGAACAGCACGGCGCGATCTTCGTCGCGGCGGCCGGCAACGGACACCGCGGTCGCGGTTACGACAACGACAACGATCCGCTCCCCGCTTATCCCGCAAGTTATCCCCACGCGAACATCATCACCGTCACCGCCATGGACGTGAACGACCGCCTGGGTTCGTTCGCGAACTGGGGCAACGTCTCGGTGGACATCGGCGCTCCCGGCCTGAATGTCTATTCGACGATGGTGGGCAACGTGTACTCCGACAAAGTCGTCGATCTGGCTTCGATCTCCGTCGACTGGGACGGCACTTCGATGGCGGCCCCGCACGTCGCGGGAGCGGCGGCTCTGTACTGGGGCGCAAATCCGACGAAGACGTGGCAAGAGGTCAAGGACGCGATCCTGAAGTCGGCGACTCCCGTCCCCGCTTTGAAAGGCAAAATCCTGACCGGCGGCAAGCTCAACGTGAACGA belongs to Pseudobdellovibrionaceae bacterium and includes:
- a CDS encoding S8 family serine peptidase translates to MTTKSGWDVSQITDQWVLVKGADVAAVQNRLMSMMSTESEIEFTQPDYPIRLMHDWRIQDPLRRAAIQRSAKALARFQKTMPADNPEFPTDLTTGTGADPDFAKQWGMHNAEVAEAWRKNKDARGVIVAVIDTGVDYTHEDLRPNLWINKKEIPGNGIDDDGNGYIDDVLGWDFAANDNKPFDLAMEPLKVITTGGNPGHGTHCAGNVGARGDNGLGIAGVAPHVQIMSLRFISEKGAGYTSGAIGAIKYAVDNGAKVLSNSWGSEGEDPNAGEENKALRDAVAYAEQHGAIFVAAAGNGHRGRGYDNDNDPLPAYPASYPHANIITVTAMDVNDRLGSFANWGNVSVDIGAPGLNVYSTMVGNVYSDKVVDLASISVDWDGTSMAAPHVAGAAALYWGANPTKTWQEVKDAILKSATPVPALKGKILTGGKLNVNEMMKH